One Thermofilum pendens Hrk 5 DNA segment encodes these proteins:
- a CDS encoding ROK family protein, giving the protein MKYAVAVDIGATQTRVALGNDEGEILELHVFKTSSFPGPDEYLRHIAGLALSLEKKHGVEVEGIGVGSPGPLDMKKGEVLKSVNMPFDRLPVVSALKSLTGKKVAFANDAVTAAVGEKYWGAGRGLENLVYVTISTGIGAGIYVDGELLLGKHGNAHEVGHVVVDSGEEMTCGCGKKGHWEAYCSGSGIPRYAKFLAARNPELWEKSPLKSREPLTAKDVFDAFREGDALARLVMERVRKFNAYGFAVLVNVYDPEIITVGGSVALNNPDVLLAGLKEEVEKYALNVVPEIRLTPLGDKIGVLGALALGLGLEKKVPLV; this is encoded by the coding sequence GTGAAGTACGCCGTAGCAGTGGATATAGGCGCTACGCAGACCCGCGTAGCCCTCGGGAACGACGAGGGGGAGATTCTAGAGCTCCACGTCTTCAAGACGTCTTCCTTCCCCGGGCCCGACGAGTACCTGCGCCACATAGCCGGCTTGGCTTTAAGCCTAGAGAAAAAGCACGGCGTGGAAGTAGAGGGTATAGGGGTGGGATCTCCGGGCCCCCTCGACATGAAGAAGGGGGAGGTACTCAAATCCGTGAACATGCCTTTCGATAGGCTACCCGTAGTCTCCGCCCTGAAGTCCCTGACGGGGAAGAAAGTGGCTTTTGCGAACGACGCGGTGACGGCGGCGGTTGGGGAGAAGTACTGGGGCGCGGGGAGGGGGTTGGAGAACCTGGTCTACGTCACTATAAGCACGGGGATAGGCGCTGGGATCTACGTCGACGGGGAGCTCCTCCTCGGCAAGCACGGGAACGCCCACGAAGTAGGCCACGTCGTCGTCGACTCGGGGGAAGAGATGACGTGTGGTTGCGGCAAGAAGGGACACTGGGAGGCCTACTGCTCCGGGTCCGGCATACCCAGGTACGCGAAGTTCCTGGCGGCCAGAAACCCCGAGCTCTGGGAGAAGAGCCCCCTCAAGTCCAGGGAGCCCCTCACGGCTAAAGACGTATTCGACGCGTTCCGGGAGGGCGACGCGCTGGCAAGGCTTGTTATGGAGAGAGTTAGGAAGTTCAACGCGTACGGGTTCGCGGTGCTCGTCAACGTGTACGACCCCGAGATAATCACAGTGGGTGGATCGGTCGCCCTGAACAACCCGGACGTCCTGCTCGCCGGGCTGAAGGAGGAGGTCGAGAAGTACGCTTTAAACGTGGTTCCTGAGATCAGGCTGACCCCGCTCGGAGACAAGATAGGGGTTCTGGGAGCGCTGGCGCTGGGCCTCGGCCTCGAAAAGAAGGTCCCCCTCGTTTAA
- a CDS encoding amino acid ABC transporter permease: MGLLDFVYEYTPFIAEGVVVTLQISVISFLLGLALGIALLGLSLTSLRPLARMYIEPVRGTPLLVQLLLIYFGLPSIGIKLDAFTSSFLALGLNSAAYQAEIFRSALKSIPDVQILSAESLGFSGSQVYRYVILPQALRISIPSLVNEFVTVVKESSLASVIGIVELTRRGEYVAAYTYRALESYLVVAAIYFAVCYLISYLSRRIEEKIRIPGYTGA, from the coding sequence TTGGGTTTACTGGACTTCGTGTACGAGTATACGCCTTTCATAGCGGAAGGCGTTGTCGTCACCCTGCAGATATCGGTGATATCGTTCCTGCTGGGGCTAGCGCTCGGCATAGCGCTTCTAGGACTGAGCCTCACGAGCCTCCGGCCGCTGGCCAGGATGTACATCGAGCCTGTGAGGGGGACACCCCTACTAGTACAGCTACTCCTGATCTACTTCGGGCTACCCTCGATCGGGATAAAGCTGGACGCGTTCACTTCCAGCTTTCTCGCGCTTGGGCTGAACAGCGCCGCGTATCAGGCCGAGATCTTTAGGTCTGCGCTGAAGAGCATCCCCGATGTGCAGATACTATCGGCAGAGTCGCTGGGGTTCTCCGGGTCCCAGGTTTACAGGTACGTCATACTTCCCCAGGCCCTTCGGATCTCGATACCCTCCTTGGTCAACGAGTTCGTGACGGTAGTAAAGGAGAGCTCGCTCGCCTCGGTTATAGGCATAGTCGAGCTTACGAGGAGGGGCGAGTACGTCGCCGCGTATACCTACAGGGCGCTTGAATCCTACCTGGTCGTAGCGGCTATCTACTTCGCCGTGTGCTACCTGATATCCTACCTCTCGAGGAGGATAGAGGAGAAGATAAGAATACCCGGCTACACGGGTGCCTGA
- a CDS encoding ABC transporter substrate-binding protein produces the protein MSIDKKTLGSIAKFLAVFAVGLLLGTSLGYFLWHSASTTQTVSYVDKIKARGKLIVGTSADWPPFEYVDKNGNYAGIDIEIAKRIAQELGVQLEIKDMKFAALIEALKNGDVDIVIADMTPTAEREKVVDFSIPYYTSKGYAVITTAKSDIKSEQDLYGKKIGVQLGTIQEDWANNNLKGKAEIKSYDRVYPEMVWALQRGDIDAMIVGDKIAEALITKEPSLKIATYVSIPTIGGAVAVPQGAEDLKYVVNSVIEKLLESGEMNKIFQQEILKWLSSS, from the coding sequence ATGAGCATAGATAAAAAGACTTTAGGGAGTATAGCAAAGTTCCTCGCAGTGTTCGCCGTAGGACTACTGCTTGGAACGAGCCTAGGGTACTTCCTATGGCATTCAGCCTCGACGACACAGACAGTAAGCTATGTCGATAAGATTAAAGCTCGCGGTAAACTGATTGTCGGGACTTCCGCGGACTGGCCTCCATTTGAGTACGTGGACAAGAATGGTAACTACGCTGGAATAGACATAGAGATAGCCAAGAGAATAGCGCAGGAGCTCGGAGTACAGCTAGAGATTAAGGACATGAAGTTCGCCGCGCTTATCGAGGCTTTGAAGAACGGTGATGTCGACATAGTGATCGCAGACATGACTCCCACCGCGGAGAGGGAGAAAGTCGTAGACTTCTCTATCCCGTACTACACCAGCAAGGGTTACGCGGTGATAACGACTGCGAAGTCGGATATAAAGTCCGAGCAGGATCTCTACGGCAAAAAGATAGGCGTTCAGCTCGGCACGATCCAGGAGGATTGGGCTAACAACAACTTGAAGGGTAAGGCGGAGATAAAGTCTTACGATAGGGTGTACCCGGAGATGGTTTGGGCTCTGCAGAGAGGAGACATAGACGCGATGATAGTGGGAGATAAGATAGCGGAAGCTCTGATAACGAAGGAGCCCTCGCTGAAGATAGCAACGTACGTCAGCATACCGACTATAGGCGGAGCCGTCGCGGTGCCTCAGGGAGCCGAAGACCTGAAGTACGTCGTTAACAGCGTCATAGAGAAGCTCCTCGAGTCCGGAGAGATGAACAAGATATTCCAGCAAGAGATCCTTAAGTGGCTGTCTTCGAGCTAG
- a CDS encoding amino acid ABC transporter ATP-binding protein: MRDEILVLEDIEAGYEGTPVIRGVSLSVRRGEKVVVMGPSGSGKSTLLKVAVLLVKPWKGRVWLDGEELTSGRVDLRKARAKTGFVFQSYNLFPHMKVIDNVALPLRIVKGYDKARAREKAASLLRQVGLAGFEEKYPLQLSGGQQQRVAIARALAMDPVILFLDEPTSALDPELKGEVLDVLLEVAKQGIAMLAVTHELDFAREAADRIVIMEHGRIIEEGPAQQILDSPSTPRVKEFLRLVRRTEAT, translated from the coding sequence ATGCGCGACGAGATCCTGGTGCTCGAGGATATAGAGGCGGGATACGAGGGTACGCCCGTCATCAGGGGTGTGTCGCTCTCCGTGAGGCGCGGCGAGAAAGTAGTCGTGATGGGCCCCTCCGGGAGCGGTAAGAGCACGCTACTGAAGGTCGCAGTGCTGCTTGTAAAGCCCTGGAAGGGTAGAGTGTGGCTGGACGGGGAGGAGCTTACGTCTGGGCGCGTGGACCTCAGGAAGGCAAGGGCTAAGACGGGGTTCGTGTTCCAAAGCTACAACCTGTTCCCCCACATGAAGGTGATAGACAACGTGGCATTACCGCTCAGGATCGTTAAGGGCTACGATAAGGCTAGGGCTCGGGAAAAGGCCGCCTCGCTACTCAGGCAAGTAGGGCTGGCGGGCTTCGAGGAGAAGTACCCCTTACAGCTCAGCGGCGGGCAGCAACAAAGGGTGGCTATAGCGAGGGCGCTCGCGATGGACCCGGTGATCCTCTTCCTAGACGAGCCGACGTCCGCTCTAGACCCGGAGTTGAAGGGCGAGGTTCTCGACGTGCTCCTCGAAGTAGCGAAGCAGGGTATCGCTATGCTCGCCGTGACGCATGAGCTGGACTTTGCCCGGGAGGCGGCGGACAGGATAGTCATCATGGAGCACGGTAGGATAATAGAGGAGGGGCCCGCTCAACAGATTCTCGACTCCCCCTCCACTCCAAGGGTCAAGGAGTTCCTACGGCTGGTAAGGAGGACAGAAGCGACCTGA
- the cysS gene encoding cysteine--tRNA ligase: MLRVYNTLSRSLEVFEPVEEGRVSIYVCGPTVYDYSHVGHARTYVAFDVIKRYLRLRGYDVVHVQNITDIDDKIINRARDEGRDWREIVDEYTKDYLEALQKLRVLVDVHPRVTEHISEIIDFVQKLIDSGHAYVAPSGSVYFDVDTYPDYGRLSGRLDKKMWSQEEFASEKKNPYDFALWKARKPGEPYWDSPWGPGRPGWHIECSVMSSKYLGRRFDIHGGGTDLIFPHHENERAQSEALFGEKPWVKYWMHTGMLQVRGEKMSKSLKNIVPLRDLFRSYDPLVVRLWLATAHYRTVLQFSDEVLEQAKSNLQRLRGAVQLLKNLAKEVEPEGRLSDWELGVFREMLDARREFYASMDDDFNASGAFAAVMKLTGLVYSQVSAKPTYLLVLRALRLFEEFNRVLGVLDEDLALGAAEVLPVDELLDLIVEVRAKLREQKNYELADYIRSKLSSLGVQLMDQGEKTRWILTRA; this comes from the coding sequence GTGCTTCGCGTGTATAACACGCTTAGCCGTTCCTTGGAAGTTTTCGAGCCGGTCGAGGAGGGAAGGGTCTCTATCTACGTGTGCGGCCCTACTGTCTACGATTACTCCCACGTGGGGCACGCGCGCACTTACGTGGCTTTCGACGTTATCAAGAGGTATCTCAGGCTGAGGGGCTACGACGTTGTCCACGTTCAGAACATCACGGACATAGACGACAAGATAATTAACAGGGCTAGGGACGAGGGGAGGGACTGGAGGGAGATAGTCGACGAGTACACGAAGGACTACCTCGAAGCCTTGCAGAAACTCAGGGTCCTTGTGGACGTCCACCCGAGGGTCACGGAGCACATATCCGAGATCATAGACTTCGTCCAGAAACTGATAGACTCGGGGCACGCCTACGTAGCTCCCTCCGGTAGCGTGTACTTCGACGTCGACACGTACCCGGACTACGGGAGGCTCAGCGGGAGACTCGACAAGAAGATGTGGTCCCAGGAGGAGTTCGCCTCGGAGAAGAAGAACCCCTACGACTTCGCCCTCTGGAAGGCCCGTAAACCCGGGGAACCCTACTGGGACTCGCCTTGGGGTCCCGGCAGGCCGGGTTGGCATATTGAGTGTTCGGTGATGTCCTCGAAGTACCTGGGGAGGAGGTTCGATATCCACGGGGGAGGCACAGACCTCATATTCCCGCACCACGAGAACGAGAGGGCGCAGAGCGAGGCGCTCTTCGGGGAGAAGCCTTGGGTTAAGTACTGGATGCACACGGGTATGCTACAAGTGCGCGGCGAGAAAATGAGCAAGAGCCTGAAGAACATCGTCCCCCTGAGGGACCTCTTCAGGTCCTACGACCCTCTGGTCGTTAGGCTTTGGCTCGCCACCGCGCACTACAGGACGGTGCTACAGTTCTCGGACGAGGTCCTCGAGCAGGCTAAGAGCAACCTCCAGAGGCTAAGGGGGGCGGTACAACTGCTCAAGAACCTCGCCAAAGAGGTGGAGCCCGAGGGCCGTCTAAGCGACTGGGAGCTCGGCGTATTCAGGGAAATGCTCGACGCCCGGAGAGAGTTCTACGCAAGCATGGACGACGACTTCAACGCTAGCGGTGCCTTCGCCGCTGTCATGAAGCTTACGGGCCTAGTCTACTCCCAGGTCTCGGCGAAGCCCACGTACCTCCTCGTGCTCAGGGCTCTAAGGCTCTTCGAGGAGTTCAACAGAGTCCTGGGAGTCCTCGACGAGGACTTGGCCCTCGGCGCCGCCGAGGTGCTCCCAGTGGACGAGCTCCTAGACTTAATAGTTGAGGTGAGGGCTAAGCTCCGAGAGCAAAAGAACTACGAGCTGGCCGACTACATAAGGAGTAAGCTCAGCTCGCTTGGAGTGCAGTTGATGGACCAAGGAGAGAAAACCAGGTGGATCCTCACGCGGGCATAG